One Dictyostelium discoideum AX4 chromosome 3 chromosome, whole genome shotgun sequence genomic region harbors:
- the lvsC gene encoding BEACH domain-containing protein, which yields MLDGIRQIIKNNPKKQNLFKKFRVFIKIVNLVNADDKKERLSVLCHSVLRTVILLMANNPKIKKHFRNHIGYDTIKDLIIKSEGIVSETTMNILFDMIVDGEFDIEYKYVIQNPDSCLLIFNLLKYFPTKLQHEILDRFTVMVEKCTTNQSVCCNCHLIYNLLEAIYKGQPMEVTTKILKLIERLGIHSVTVRELKKLFGLLKSEQGDYLPPTTSALLTTLQNISNSRNPGPQVYFDFDGKDSCIILPTFDKWPFPKGFSFCTWVRIESFVDPTGTPEYKPRLFSFLSDSGCGIEVLFIYQQLQVLTVNNHQSKAVFQSPPTFVEREWYFVSVVYSINLISSNEIRIYINGQQSAKSSIKLNISGTLWNHFKIGNNSKKMSGERECPLYGQMGAFNIFDESLSPSQIQAIYTLGPNFNTSFQDVEGSTKSAHTFESSLTSHLFLNYNCRALDGDLCLDNTPDIGGDKNYDATLVSINPCVSRDIKDIIYCLGGIKVLFPLIQQINNPISPLSLELITNENNNNNNNNLSLSSQQQTLEQLQQSINIKLTNQVLALFKFMLKESEANQEEMLRCQGFSVMGYLLQQISPEYLTIGCTNIFIDMSNQISDPTLVEEVYSNLMLNFCIWIKTKYELQRNLLVIIKQIVFEKYDQVSDIITVQLILDIMNDFYWYDDSKNEAHRNHHFFNKDILSKRPSISNIRELRQILFEVLRILLRHQKSTDIQAIIKFLIYCKDYQQLIEMMEFVLGLNGNGHNCQQFFDEIMGLGGTDVFLTLLKIDDEGVRNTAIQLISKIHGLCNHSQNKKHKANLFQDSIIITRCLHTFPMTEETFRYLLSFAMGYDFTPANSTSHNNGQMVPPCLDKHKVIKNNEILSVIFKLLSNTDVILVQTVLQEIKLYISNEESSHVNRNACLSIDKWFDHLFAIISSVEKTDTQYSNVTDLIIDIIKILVIHSFDESKGIQKTLEIVLATLRPYDERGVLDYHSLARTLFLNIVQSIKSKALTTIGDNQSPLKKSKKAFIENLIQFFILTEEFIFYSPKGGNHDLHSSLSSIRTSILGGGGGFNEFGIGSSTIVTSSAHSASSSVHSSFDGSFSPSSPQLLSSSTSSTSQLQQQQQLQQLQQLQQQGQSKSGSNTPSNSNHGSYNYNNNNSPNLISSSNSLLNSPSSIGQSLSSSFSLSSSSKEVNIGGGGGIGGFSKLHYNSETKEWEDTLLVKEILDLVDTLKLLDNLSESDFSTSNIQATTSKSTSNLMFTTHYHRIFLRFTLEAIKICNKQEPLQTLMSHVMRLKTLSEKDRQKVENDTMSNNRLTFILSHLAKALRSIIDLNLPLHQKALVPLMKDIIRKLNSTLISTLSKQQQQQQQQQQQQQQQQQQQQQQQIHQHQSVSGPLNLYQLSLPQSALSQSQQFIIQQTQQILNGVGVGAGNSSPSSSSSSSSNSVNIDQSEISGWVEELTDSSRIVEFCSIVVTSPRWSQIVQYIDNQTYFTTVEEKSLYSWLEKRKKKLTKVVLNTDEKEAESFNAAERKADNDLNSIHVKLWMPECERRALHLYKARELRNQTTVQWRKILRSLTNERGPWGTTESIVHWKLDKTENSSRMRIKLKRNYKFDEHLNCAINDSEIQDDHNNSNSNNNNDSNNSDGEHLSESANLLSIKPNEKQQQQQQSDEVDSDWTMVPKDIDSEENIDSLIQQQQQQQHQQQKEKEKLIYSTSCHWITPSSCKKGKLEITTFNLIFTEEEELPPPSTTTTNTTNTTNTNSTTNDSTFLKIKRWPNEMIKDVHLRRYLLRGSAIEIFMRDKTNYLFNFKKNERNKVYNKINSVKREFSKEPTLSPSDMLKKATSEWQARRISNFDYLMTLNTIAGRTYNDLTQYPVFPWVIADYTSPVLDLNKAETFRDLSKPIGALNEKRLEIFKDRYESFDDPVIPKFYYGSHYSSAGIVLFYLIRLEPFTTQFLNLQGGRFDHPDRMFDSIALAWDNSLTSSTDVKELIPEFYYMPEFLTNHNHINFGIKQNGIGIEDVLLPPWASSPSDFIRINREALESDYVSSHLHEWIDLIFGIKQRGKQAKEVFNVFYYLTYEGSVDIDSIEDETTRRATESQINNFGQTPTQLFSKKHHIQRDPLNESHISILKTPPNQLQAYFLKITNKNPIVYVYIPEPNPIMSYLVADKVTVIDKSRTTTNHKWFPSTPNDKISPFTFELDPSSTTKRRIGLPFANDVTISPNCFAITSDGRYVISCAHWDNSFKLSFVDSAKLIQSVVKHKDTVTCLSLASDGQTLITGSKDTTVMVWRIATTNKSGAPKFNDVPDHILYGHDDEITCVDVNVGLDISISGSKDGTCIIHNLKHGEYVRSIYLPRQSPISLIAISNQGYIVIYSQADLMIYLYSINGGLLKTVDTHERLHSIIISKDSEYLITGGERGVVVIRTLFNLKPTNHKLVFGTPIHSLAMASDQKHLMVGLEDGRLLIIASNSASPPTNYYSITKFLIFITFIIQ from the exons atgtTGGATGGTATTAgacaaattattaaaaacaatccaaagaaacaaaatctatttaaaaagtttcgtgttttcattaaaatcGTTAACTTGGTTAATGCtgatgataaaaaagaaCGTTTGTCAGTTTTATGTCATTCAGTATTACGTActgtaattttattaatggcaaataatccaaaaattaaaaaacattttcGTAATCATATTGGTTATGAtacaattaaagatttaattattaaatctgaAGGTATTGTTTCTGAAACAACaatgaatattttatttgatatg attgttgatggtgaattTGATATTGAATATAAATATGTTATTCAAAATCCAGATTCatgtttattaatatttaatttattaaaatatttccCAACTAAATTACAACATGAAATATTGGATAGATTTACAGTGATGGTAGAGAAATGTACAACTAATCAATCagtttgttgtaattgtcatttaatttataatttattagagGCAATTTATAAGGGTCAACCAATGGAAGTTACAACaaagatattgaaattaattgaaagatTAGGTATTCATAGTGTTACAGTTAgagaattaaagaaattatttggtttattaaaGAGTGAACAAGGTGATTATCTTCCTCCAACAACATCGGCTCTATTGACAACATTACAAAATATATCAAATTCACGTAATCCAGGACCACAGGTTTATTTCGATTTCGATGGAAAAGATAGTTGTATCATATTGCCAACATTTGATAAATGGCCATTTCCAAAGggtttttcattttgtaCTTGGGTTagaattgaatcatttgttGATCCAACCGGTACACCAGAGTATAAACCAAGATTATTTAGTTTCCTCTCTGATAGTGGTTGTGGTATTGAGGTGTTGTTCATTTATCAACAACTTCAAGTATTGACAGTGAATAATCACCAAAGTAAAGCCGTATTTCAATCACCACCTACCTTTGTCGAAAGGGAATGGTATTTCGTATCGGTGgtttattcaattaatttaatctcTTCTAATGAGATtagaatttatattaatggTCAACAGTCAGCGAAATCATCCATTAAATTGAATATATCAGGTACACTTTGGAATCATTTcaaaattggtaataatagtaagaAAATGTCTGGTGAACGTGAATGTCCACTCTATGGTCAAATGGGTGCTTTCAACATTTTCGATGAATCATTATCACCAAGTCAAATTCAAGCAATCTATACATTGGgtccaaattttaatacctCTTTTCAAGATGTTGAAGGTTCAACTAAATCTGCTCACACTTTTGAATCTTCACTTACTAGTCAtctctttttaaattataattgtcGTGCATTAGATGGTGATCTTTGTTTAGATAATACACCCGATATTGGTGGTGATAAAAATTATGATGCAACTTTAGTCTCAATTAATCCATGTGTATCAAGAGatattaaagatattatCTATTGTTTAGGTGGCATTAAAGtattatttccattaattcaacaaattaataatccaaTATCACCTTTATCTTTAGAATTAattacaaatgaaaataataataataataataataatttatcattgtcatcacaacaacaaacattagaacaattacaacaatctataaatattaaattaacaaatcAAGTTTTagcattatttaaatttatgttAAAAGAGAGTGAAGCAAATCAAGAGGAAATGTTACGTTGTCAAGGTTTCTCTGTTATGGGTTATTTATTACAACAAATTTCACCAGAATATCTAACGATTGGATGTACAAATATCTTTATTGATATGTCAAATCAAATTTCTGATCCAACATTGGTTGAAGAGGTGTATAGTAATTTAATGTTAAATTTCTGTATTTGGATTAAAACTAAATATGAATTACAAAGAAATCTATTGGTAATCATTAAACAAATCGTTTTTGAAAAGTATGATCAAGTCTCTGATATCATTACAGTTCAATTGATATTAGATATAATGAATGATTTCTATTGGTATGATGATTCAAAGAATGAAGCACATCGTAATCATCATTTCTTTAATAAAGATATCTTATCGAAACGtccttcaatttcaaatattcgAGAATTACGTCAAATCCTATTTGAAGTTTTACGTATTCTATTACGTCATCAAAAATCAACAGATATTCAAGctatcattaaatttttaatttattgtaaagattatcaacaattaattgaaatgatGGAATTTGTATTAG GtttaaatggtaatggtCATAATTGTCAACAAttttttgatgaaattatGGGATTAGGTGGTACAGATGTatttttaacattattaaaGATTGATGATGAAGGTGTTAGAAATACTGCTATTCAATTGATTAGTAAAATTCATGGATTATGTAATCAttctcaaaataaaaaacataaagcaaatttatttcaagattcaattattattactcgTTGTTTACATACATTCCCAATGACAGAGGAAACTTTTAGATATTTATTATCGTTTGCTATGGGTTACGATTTTACACCTGCAAATAGCACCAGTCACAATAATGGTCAAATGGTACCACCATGTTTAGATAAACATAAAGTCATAAAGAATAATGAGATCCTATCGGTTATATTCAAACTACTATCAAATACTGATGTTATATTGGTTCAAACGGTTTTACAAGAGATTAAACTCTACATATCCAATGAAGAATCATCACATGTCAATAGAAATGCATGtctatcaattgataaatggTTCGATCATTTATTCGCAATCATTAGTAGTGTAGAGAAAACCGATACTCAATATTCAAATGTAACGGATTTAATCATTGATATCATAAAGATTTTGGTAATTCATTCATTCGATGAATCAAAAGGTATTCAAAAAACATTGGAAATCGTATTGGCAACTCTTAGACCTTATGATGAACGTGGTGTATTAGATTATCATTCATTGGCTCgtactttatttttaaatatcgtTCAATCCATTAAATCTAAAGCTCTAACTACCATTGGTGATAATCAATCACcattaaagaaatcaaagaaagcttttattgaaaatttaattcaattctttattttaactgaagaatttatattttattctCCAAAAGGTGGTAATCATGATTTACATTCAAGTTTATCATCAATTAGAACTTCAATTTTAGGTGGTGGCGGTGGTTTCAATGAATTTGGTATTGGTAGTAGTACTATAGTTACTTCATCAGCTCATTCAGCATCATCTTCAGTTCATAGTAGTTTTGATGGTAGTTTCTCTCCATCTTCACcacaattattatcatcatcaacttcatcaacatcacaattacaacaacaacaacaacttcaacaacttcaacaacttcaacaacaaggTCAATCAAAGAGTGGATCAAATACACCTTCAAATAGTAATCATGGtagttataattataataataataattcaccaaatttaatatcatcttcaaattctttattaaattcaccatcatcaattggtcaatcattatcttcatcatttagtttatcatcatcatcaaaagaAGTtaatattggtggtggtggggGTATTGGTGGTTTTAGTAAATTACATTATAATAGTGAAACTAAAGAATGGGAAGATACATTATTAGTTAAAGAGATACTTGATCTAGTTGATACATTAAAGCTATTGGATAATTTAAGTGAAAGTGATTTTTCAACTTCAAATATTCAAGCAACAAcatcaaaatcaacatcaaatTTAATGTTTACAACTCATTATCATAGAATTTTCCTAAGATTTACATTGGaagcaattaaaatttgtaataaaCAAGAACCTTTACAAACTTTGATGTCTCATGTTATGAGATTGAAAACACTCTCTGAAAAAGATCGTCAAAAAGTAGAAAATGATACAATGAGTAATAATAGattaacttttattttatctcaTTTAGCTAAAGCATTAAGATCAatcattgatttaaatttaccattACATCAAAAAGCATTAGTACCATTAATGAAAGATATCATTcgtaaattaaattcaacattAATTAGTACATTATCaaaacagcagcaacaacaacaacaacaacaacaacaacaacaacaacaacaacaacaacaacaacaacaacaaattcatcaacatcaatctGTATCAGGTCCTTTAAATCTTTACCAATTATCATTACCCCAATCAGCATTGTCGCAATCTCAACAATTTATAATTCAACAAActcaacaaattttaaatggtgTTGGAGTTGGTGCAGGAAATTCATCaccatcgtcatcatcatcatcatcatcaaactCTGTAAACATTGATCAAAGTGAAATATCAGGATGGGTTGAAGAATTAACTGACTCAAGTAGAATTGTCGAATTTTGTTCAATTGTTGTTACATCACCAAGATGGTCACAAATCGTTCAATATATTGATAATCAAACTTATTTTACAACAGTTGAAGAGAAATCACTTTATTCTTGGTTAGAGAAGAGAAAGAAGAAATTAACAAAGGTTGTATTGAATACTGATGAAAAAGAAGCAGAATCATTCAATGCCGCAGAGAGAAAAGCTGATAATGATTTGAATTCAATTCATGTTAAACTTTGGATGCCAGAATGTGAAAGACGTGCATTACATCTTTATAAAGCAAGAGAATTACGTAATCAAACCACTGTTCAATGGAGAAAGATTTTAAGATCTCTAACTAATGAACGTGGTCCTTGGGGTACAACTGAATCAATCGTTCATTGGAAATTAGATAAAACTGAAAACTCTTCAAGAATgagaattaaattaaaaagaaattataaatttgatgaaCATTTAAATTGTGCAATTAATGATTCAGAAATTCAAGATGatcataataatagtaatagtaataataataatgattcaaataattctgaTGGTGAACATTTATCAGAAAGTGCAAATTTACTCtcaattaaaccaaatgaaaaacaacaacaacaacaacaaagtgATGAAGTCGATTCTGATTGGACAATGGTACCAAAGGATATTGATAGTGAAGAAAATATTGATAgtttaattcaacaacaacaacaacagcaacatcaacaacaaaaagaaaaagaaaaattaatttattcaacAAGTTGTCATTGGATTACACCATCAAGTTGtaaaaaaggtaaattagaaattacaacttttaatttaatttttactgaagaagaggaattaccaccaccatcaactaccactacaaatacaacaaatacaacaaatacaaattcaacaacaaatgattcaacatttttaaaaattaaaagatggcCAAATGAAATGATTAAAGATGTTCATTTAAGACGTTATTTATTAAGAGGTAGtgcaattgaaatatttatgcgtgataaaacaaattatttatttaatttcaaaaagaaTGAAAGAAATAAAGTTTATAATAAGATCAATAGTGTAAAGAGAGAGTTTTCAAAGGAACCAACATTATCACCATCCGATATGTTAAAGAAAGCAACATCAGAATGGCAAGCTAGAAGAATATCAAACTTTGATTATCTAATGACATTGAATACAATAGCAGGTAGAACCTATAATGATCTAACACAATATCCAGTATTCCCTTGGGTGATTGCAGATTATACATCACCAGTGttggatttaaataaagCAGAAACTTTCAGAGATTTATCAAAACCAATTGGTGCATTAAATGAAAAGAGATTGGAAATCTTTAAAGATCGTTATGAATCATTCGATGATCCAGTGATTCCGAAATTCTATTATGGCAGTCATTATAGTAGTGCTGGTATtgtattgttttatttaattcgtTTGGAACCATTCACAACTCAGTTCCTTAATCTTCAAGGTGGAAGATTCGATCATCCCGATCGTATGTTTGACAGTATAGCATTGGCATGGGATAATTCATTGACCTCTTCAACCGATGTCAAAGAGTTAATACCCGAGTTTTACTATATGCCAGAGTTTTTAACAAATCATAATCATATCAATTTTGGTATTAAACAAAATGGTATTGGCATTGAAGATGTTCTTTTACCACCATGGGCTTCATCACCATCGGATTTCATTCGTATCAATAGAGAGGCATTGGAGAGTGATTACGTTTCAAGTCATCTTCATGAATGGATCgatttaatatttggtaTTAAGCAACGTGGTAAACAAGCCAAGGAGGTATTCAATGTTTTCTATTATCTAACTTATGAAGGTTCTGTTGATATCGATTCCATTGAGGATGAAACAACTCGTCGTGCAACTGAAAGTCAAATCAATAATTTCGGTCAAACACCAACTCAACTCTTTTCAAAGAAACATCATATTCAACGTGATCCTTTGAACGAATCTCATATCTCAATTTTGAAAACTCCTCCAAATCAATTACAAGCTTACTTTTTAAAGATTACCAATAAGAATCCAATCGTTTACGTTTACATTCCAGAGCCAAATCCAATCATGTCCTATTTGGTTGCTGATAAAGTTACGGTCATTGATAAATCTAGAACCACTACCAATCATAAATGGTTCCCTTCCACTCCAAATGATAAGATCTCACCATTCACTTTTGAATTGGATCCATCTTCAACCACTAAACGTAGAATTGGTTTACCATTTGCAAATGATGTAACAATCTCTCCAAATTGTTTTGCTATCACCTCTGATGGTAGATATGTTATTAGTTGTGCTCATTGGGATAATAGTTTCAAACTATCATTTGTTGATAGTgcaaaattaattcaaagtGTTGTAAAACATAAAGATACTGTCACTTGTTTATCTTTGGCTTCTGATGGTCAAACTTTAATCACTGGTTCAAAAGATACAACCGTAATGGTTTGGAGAATTGCAACAACCAATAAAAGTGGTGCTCCAAAATTCAATGATGTACCTGATCATATTCTTTATGGTCATGATGATGAAATCACCTGTGTAGATGTAAATGTTGGTTTAGATATCTCTATCTCTGGTTCAAAAGATGGTACTTGTATCATTCACAACTTAAAACATGGTGAATATGTTAGATCAATTTATTTACCAAGACAATCTCCAATTAGTTTAATTGCAATTTCAAATCAAGGTtatattgtaatttattcacaa GCcgatttaatgatttatctATACAGTATAAATGGTGGACTCTTGAAAACAGTTGATACACACGAAAGATTACATAGTATTATAATAAGTAAAGATTCAGAGTATTTAATTACTGGTGGCGAAAGAGGGGTTGTTGTTATTAGAACacttttcaatttaaaaCCAACTAATCATAAATTAGTGTTTGGAACTCCAATTCATTCTTTAGCCATGGCATCCGATCAAAAACATTTAATGGTTGGTTTAGAAGATGGtagattattaattattgcaTCTAATAGTGCATCTCCTccaacaaattattattccATTACCAAATTCCTCATCTTCATTACCTTCATCAtccaataa
- the rsmB gene encoding small GTPase — MNKCCICISGEPGVGKSSIVQQFVKNDFSTQYTPTLEDFYNYELNLDEEKYNLEIIDTAGQEEFCDLKNNYILNGNAFIIVYSICCKGSFKEVKNIMDNIINIKDCQNIPIIIVGNKIDIDEKERKVSTLEGKNLAKQLNCLFIETSAKQNLNISKIFTTLVKDWNEKQQNIKKFSKKSSYSIKNINCSSTVKSKEKQIIISDINAYEISFQNNSLKKSNSSDNFNHSSHKTTIKIKQNISVDSIQKNNGKISKPKCPVQ; from the exons atgaataaatgtTGTATATGTATTAGTGGTGAACCAGGTGTTGGTAAATCGTCAATTGTCCaacaatttgtaaaaaatgatttttcaacACAATATACACCAACTTTAGAggatttttataattatgaGTTAAATTTGGATgaagaaaaatataatttggaAATAATTGATACTGCTGGTCAAGAAGAATTttgtgatttaaaaaataattatatattaaatggAAATGCATTTATAATAGTTTATAGTATTTGTTGTAAAGGTTCTTTTAAAGAAGTA aaaaatataatggataatataataaatataaaagattGTCAAAATAttccaataataattgttggtaataaaattgatattgacgaaaaagaaagaaaagtcTCAACATTGGAAGGTAAAAATTTGGCCaaacaattaaattgtttGTTTATTGAAACAAGTgcaaaacaaaatttaaatatttcaaaaatttttacaaCATTGGTAAAAGATTGGaatgaaaaacaacaaaatattaaaaaattctcTAAAAAAAGTTCatactcaattaaaaacattaattGTTCATCAACAGTAAAAagtaaagaaaaacaaataataatttctgaTATTAATGCttatgaaatttcatttcaaaataatagtCTCAAAAAGTCAAATAGCTctgataattttaatcattCTTCTcataaaacaacaattaaaataaaacaaaatatcaGTGTGGATTCAATTCAAAAGAATAATGGAAAAATTTCTAAACCAAAATGCCCTGtccaataa